One window from the genome of Rufibacter tibetensis encodes:
- a CDS encoding carbohydrate-binding protein, with translation MIGTFTGEAYLSWITIKPSQPIVADAIIVYKYGNNIPQKIQAYGYPVTTTTPTTTIASKLIPGLIQAEAYDAMQGVQKETTSDTGGGQNLGYIDDNDWMDYKVNVASTGPHTIGLRVASTSNTGIIEVRNSAGAVLGTVNVPNTGGWQTYTTLRVPVSLSAGEETLRLFAKKGSWNINWFEATTTTSIASSKPLPGQIQAEAYDAMQGVQKETTGDTGGGQNVGYIDDNDWMEYRVNVASAGAYTVALRAASPNTSGIIEVRNAAGAVLGSVNVPHTGGWQAYTTLRVPVSLSAGEQTLRLYAKKGGWNLNWFEASASATSALTQAVITFPALPGKTVGDAAFDLIASSTNTTAPIAFASSNPGVVSVSNATGRWKATVVGAGSATITASQLASPGFAAAADVTQTITVASAPLIISTSKPLPGQIQAEAYDAMQGVQKETTGDTGGGQNVGYIDDNDWMEYRVNVASAGAYTVALRAASPNTSGIIEVRNAAGAVLGSVNVPHTGGWQAYTTLRVPVSLSAGEQTLRLYAKKGGWNLNWFEASASATSALTQAVITFPALPGKTVGDAAFDLIASSTNTTAPIAFASSNPGVVSVSNATGRWKATVVGAGSATITASQLASPGFAAAADVTQTITVSSPFVAPPTVPGSITIQVTFASTPSTATASFADMKYNKSLGFLFVKDDAHPGDYNLVYKVLNGGVAVDGKTYPRITYTDGAGNPVGYKASFAINGRGDEPGSAYTQYPQYAEMIKSGFDVMNHTRNHGGYNRYQEIKELEKEIFQHTGYRTRTGVIPTADEGFVSSWIQEGYKFIGSTFGVAASRDGYDAYVNWNDRAIIRSMNTDYLLVSRFTMDGMWNAELGSADTWVDNMFTAAANGNKIMAHAFSHGPGGAAEVQYFQQFVNYIKNHPSNNDRVWMAGTQEFAEYYETKSNVVKSETLSGNTLTITLDLSKISNRNKLRDMSLLVNSDAAINGITVTGADSYSYNLGTKLINVFEANENVASPFNDPTPPQITSVKASGNTLTITYDKTVTQSGIAGYEVVGNTVTGMAGSGTTWTLTLQNNWATGQKLTYRMHQGNAAGNGMKVTSYIEHPVEASTSVVTPVELPQSVITFNALPDRKVGDLPFELVATSTNTATPITFTSSNAAIVSVSNATGKWLAKVVGAGTANITASQAASTSFKEAVSVVRAQVVTSSVAPLPAPAPAGSIDEDPALKNGNEANRVTGVVPLDKYDVYNLNNTMYLDALVDGTTNHAEYGYGMLLDVAETYFDVRDYHVKLSQLRIANHSYGDYGVDAEWYYVPKGKFPKDRVLLGKHRGRPFNGYSNFPEVPLAEGIEISWIIRKGPTYLPKEVSIVGSYIPKPAKVYEAREKKPFENQLGINSFVWDFTNGDAQNYVVPAKLEVAKTFKGGFRFYMDATTFEANREVYTFNPTSAGWWNYDLLFSTLKENNLPALACVRGQSIPMLRSYPSGERDMEKVPVYYGSNYEDPASYKDNAQLGFQTAARYGTGLNADGSDRSAYLLSKVKVQTTKFTNSEGENFSCINDVKVGLGTLTYVQHDNERDKWWKGRQGYQTGREYAANMSAFYDGHKGALGPGVGVKDADPNMKVVTTGIALANTYYYQGMLDWCREHRGYKKDRNGNILLDKNGAAIIDFPADVIAFHNYLNNGGQQHSGSRGVAPEIGKIEEISGRFVKFVKEKLPGVELWQTEAGYDTRSTSSQAALAIGSKSQDITQADWNLRISLINWKLGIDRTMYYMLYDTPLNTEWDLYTRSGFVNNDQTPRAAADFFKQTGDLIGKFTYNRTLNTDPYIIEGVNGAEKVYACWIPDEVGRTATYQLDLGGAAYAYIYTPKAGSATMTMQKVPTAGGKVTINVTETPIFVKTMETATTISSTGTRMLNTDLGSFKLYPNPTSESINIELQSEDTDNKVEVKITHLTSGKLYNTFNFEKTSLSFQQKLNLKSLPVGGYVIEVIQGDKKEVKKFFKVK, from the coding sequence TTGATAGGAACCTTTACTGGTGAAGCCTATCTTTCATGGATTACGATCAAACCAAGCCAACCCATTGTTGCTGACGCAATCATTGTCTATAAATACGGCAATAATATACCTCAGAAAATTCAAGCTTACGGGTATCCAGTTACCACCACCACTCCGACAACTACTATTGCCTCTAAACTCATTCCAGGGTTGATCCAGGCGGAGGCCTATGACGCCATGCAAGGCGTACAAAAGGAAACAACTAGCGACACAGGCGGAGGCCAGAACCTTGGCTACATTGACGACAATGATTGGATGGATTACAAGGTAAATGTAGCTTCCACAGGTCCTCACACCATTGGCTTACGAGTGGCTTCCACTAGCAATACCGGCATCATCGAGGTGCGCAACTCCGCAGGCGCCGTGCTCGGTACGGTGAACGTGCCCAACACCGGCGGCTGGCAAACCTATACCACCCTGCGAGTGCCCGTAAGCCTTTCAGCCGGTGAGGAGACCCTGCGCCTTTTCGCCAAGAAAGGCAGCTGGAACATAAACTGGTTTGAGGCAACCACAACTACTAGCATCGCCTCTTCCAAGCCCCTTCCCGGCCAAATCCAGGCAGAGGCCTACGACGCCATGCAGGGCGTGCAGAAGGAGACCACCGGCGACACGGGCGGCGGGCAGAACGTGGGCTACATCGACGACAACGATTGGATGGAGTACAGGGTGAACGTCGCCTCCGCGGGCGCCTACACCGTCGCCCTCCGGGCCGCCTCCCCCAACACCAGCGGCATCATCGAGGTGCGCAACGCCGCCGGCGCCGTGCTCGGCTCGGTGAACGTGCCCCACACCGGCGGCTGGCAGGCCTACACCACCCTGCGGGTGCCTGTTAGCCTTTCCGCCGGCGAGCAGACCCTGCGCCTCTACGCCAAGAAGGGCGGCTGGAACCTCAACTGGTTCGAGGCAAGCGCCTCGGCCACCAGCGCCCTGACCCAAGCCGTGATCACCTTCCCGGCCCTGCCTGGCAAGACCGTGGGCGACGCCGCCTTCGACCTGATCGCCTCCAGCACCAACACCACCGCGCCCATCGCCTTCGCCTCCTCCAACCCTGGGGTGGTGTCGGTGTCCAACGCCACCGGCCGCTGGAAAGCCACCGTCGTGGGCGCCGGATCGGCCACCATCACCGCCTCCCAGCTCGCCAGCCCCGGCTTCGCCGCCGCCGCTGACGTGACCCAGACCATCACAGTAGCATCAGCTCCTTTAATCATCTCCACCTCCAAGCCTCTTCCCGGCCAGATCCAGGCGGAGGCCTACGACGCCATGCAGGGCGTGCAGAAGGAGACCACCGGCGACACGGGCGGCGGGCAGAACGTGGGCTACATCGACGACAACGACTGGATGGAGTACAGGGTGAACGTCGCCTCCGCGGGCGCCTACACCGTCGCCCTCCGGGCCGCCTCCCCCAACACCAGCGGCATCATCGAGGTGCGCAACGCCGCCGGCGCCGTGCTCGGCTCGGTGAACGTGCCCCACACCGGCGGCTGGCAGGCCTACACCACCCTGCGGGTGCCTGTTAGCCTTTCCGCCGGCGAGCAGACCCTGCGCCTCTACGCCAAGAAGGGCGGCTGGAACCTCAACTGGTTCGAGGCAAGCGCCTCGGCCACCAGCGCCCTGACCCAAGCCGTGATCACCTTCCCGGCCCTGCCTGGCAAGACCGTGGGCGACGCCGCCTTCGACCTGATCGCCTCCAGCACCAACACCACCGCGCCCATCGCCTTCGCCTCCTCCAACCCTGGGGTGGTGTCGGTGTCCAACGCCACCGGCCGCTGGAAAGCCACCGTCGTGGGCGCCGGATCGGCCACCATCACCGCCTCCCAGCTCGCCAGCCCCGGCTTCGCCGCCGCCGCTGACGTGACCCAGACCATCACAGTGAGTTCACCTTTTGTAGCACCACCAACTGTTCCGGGTAGCATTACCATTCAGGTAACATTCGCCTCAACCCCTTCCACTGCAACTGCTTCTTTTGCTGACATGAAGTACAATAAGTCTTTAGGCTTCCTGTTCGTGAAAGACGATGCGCATCCTGGCGACTACAACCTTGTGTATAAAGTACTGAACGGCGGTGTTGCCGTTGACGGAAAAACATACCCTAGAATCACTTACACCGACGGTGCCGGTAACCCAGTGGGCTACAAGGCAAGCTTCGCCATCAATGGTCGTGGTGATGAGCCGGGCTCTGCTTACACTCAATACCCTCAGTATGCCGAAATGATCAAGAGTGGGTTTGACGTAATGAACCACACCCGCAATCATGGAGGCTATAACAGATACCAAGAAATAAAGGAACTGGAGAAGGAAATCTTCCAGCACACCGGCTACAGAACCAGAACCGGCGTCATTCCAACTGCAGATGAAGGGTTCGTTTCCTCCTGGATACAGGAAGGGTACAAGTTCATAGGTAGCACCTTTGGGGTTGCCGCCTCTCGTGACGGGTATGACGCTTATGTAAACTGGAATGACCGTGCCATCATCAGAAGCATGAACACTGACTACCTGTTAGTTTCCCGCTTTACCATGGACGGTATGTGGAATGCAGAATTGGGCAGCGCCGATACATGGGTGGATAATATGTTTACTGCCGCAGCCAATGGGAACAAGATCATGGCTCACGCCTTCTCTCATGGTCCAGGCGGAGCAGCCGAGGTGCAGTATTTCCAGCAGTTTGTGAATTACATCAAAAACCACCCGTCTAACAATGACCGGGTTTGGATGGCAGGAACTCAGGAGTTTGCCGAGTACTATGAGACCAAGTCTAACGTGGTGAAATCTGAGACACTTTCAGGAAATACCTTAACCATCACCCTGGACTTGTCTAAAATCTCTAACCGCAACAAACTAAGAGACATGTCTTTGCTGGTGAACAGCGACGCAGCCATCAACGGCATCACCGTTACAGGAGCTGATAGCTATTCTTACAACCTGGGCACCAAACTGATCAATGTATTTGAAGCAAACGAAAACGTAGCTTCTCCATTCAACGATCCAACTCCGCCCCAAATCACTTCTGTGAAAGCCAGCGGCAACACCTTAACAATCACCTATGACAAAACAGTGACTCAGTCAGGCATTGCAGGCTACGAGGTAGTTGGAAACACCGTAACTGGCATGGCAGGAAGCGGCACCACCTGGACCCTTACGTTGCAGAACAATTGGGCTACAGGCCAGAAGTTAACGTACCGCATGCACCAAGGCAACGCAGCCGGAAATGGCATGAAGGTTACTTCTTATATTGAACACCCTGTTGAAGCAAGCACAAGCGTTGTAACGCCAGTTGAGTTACCTCAGTCTGTGATTACGTTCAATGCCTTGCCAGACAGAAAAGTGGGAGATCTTCCTTTTGAACTGGTTGCCACCAGCACAAACACGGCTACTCCTATTACCTTCACTTCTTCTAACGCTGCGATTGTTTCCGTTTCTAATGCCACGGGTAAGTGGTTAGCCAAAGTGGTAGGCGCAGGCACTGCTAACATTACTGCCTCACAAGCTGCCAGCACTTCTTTCAAAGAGGCGGTAAGTGTGGTTAGAGCTCAGGTTGTCACTTCTTCTGTTGCTCCTTTACCTGCACCGGCCCCTGCTGGAAGCATTGATGAGGACCCAGCACTGAAAAATGGCAACGAGGCTAATAGAGTAACCGGGGTTGTTCCATTAGACAAGTATGATGTATACAACCTGAACAACACCATGTATTTAGATGCTCTGGTGGATGGAACTACAAACCATGCCGAGTATGGCTACGGAATGCTGCTGGATGTTGCTGAGACGTATTTTGACGTAAGAGATTACCACGTAAAGCTTTCGCAGCTAAGAATAGCCAACCACAGCTACGGTGATTATGGAGTAGACGCAGAATGGTATTATGTTCCAAAAGGCAAGTTCCCTAAAGACAGAGTGCTGCTTGGCAAACACAGAGGAAGACCATTCAACGGGTACTCTAACTTCCCTGAAGTTCCGTTAGCAGAAGGAATAGAAATAAGCTGGATTATCAGAAAAGGTCCAACTTACCTTCCTAAAGAAGTTTCTATTGTAGGGTCTTACATTCCAAAACCTGCCAAGGTTTATGAAGCCAGAGAAAAGAAACCATTTGAAAACCAATTAGGCATCAACAGTTTCGTTTGGGATTTCACCAACGGAGACGCTCAGAACTATGTAGTTCCAGCCAAATTGGAAGTGGCGAAAACGTTCAAGGGAGGCTTCAGGTTTTACATGGATGCCACCACATTTGAGGCGAACCGCGAGGTTTACACCTTTAACCCTACCTCTGCCGGCTGGTGGAATTATGACTTGTTGTTCTCTACTTTGAAAGAAAATAATCTTCCAGCGTTAGCCTGTGTTCGCGGTCAATCTATTCCGATGCTGCGTTCCTACCCTTCCGGAGAACGCGACATGGAAAAAGTACCGGTTTACTATGGCAGCAACTATGAAGACCCAGCTTCTTACAAGGATAACGCTCAGCTAGGATTCCAGACGGCAGCCCGTTACGGAACAGGTTTAAATGCCGATGGATCTGATAGAAGTGCTTACCTGCTTTCTAAAGTAAAAGTGCAGACAACCAAGTTCACCAACAGCGAAGGCGAAAACTTCTCTTGTATCAATGATGTGAAAGTTGGCTTAGGAACCTTGACCTACGTTCAGCATGACAATGAGCGCGACAAGTGGTGGAAAGGAAGACAAGGCTACCAAACTGGCCGTGAGTACGCCGCTAACATGAGTGCTTTCTATGATGGTCACAAAGGAGCTTTAGGACCAGGAGTAGGCGTAAAAGACGCAGATCCTAACATGAAAGTAGTGACGACTGGCATTGCTTTGGCTAACACTTATTACTACCAAGGTATGCTTGACTGGTGCAGAGAGCACAGAGGGTACAAGAAAGACCGCAATGGCAATATATTACTTGATAAAAACGGAGCTGCCATCATCGACTTCCCTGCTGATGTCATTGCCTTCCACAACTACCTCAACAACGGCGGTCAGCAACACAGCGGCTCAAGAGGCGTAGCGCCAGAGATTGGCAAGATTGAAGAGATTAGTGGTCGTTTTGTGAAGTTTGTAAAGGAGAAACTACCAGGTGTAGAATTGTGGCAAACAGAAGCAGGATACGACACCCGTTCTACTTCTTCTCAGGCAGCACTTGCCATTGGCTCTAAAAGCCAGGATATAACCCAGGCAGACTGGAACCTGAGAATTTCTTTGATCAACTGGAAGTTGGGAATAGACAGAACCATGTACTACATGCTGTATGACACACCTCTAAACACTGAGTGGGATCTTTACACACGTTCAGGTTTTGTAAACAACGACCAAACCCCACGTGCGGCGGCTGATTTCTTCAAGCAAACAGGCGATCTTATAGGCAAATTCACATACAACAGAACCCTTAATACAGATCCTTACATTATTGAAGGCGTAAATGGTGCTGAGAAAGTATATGCTTGCTGGATTCCTGATGAAGTAGGCAGAACAGCTACCTACCAGTTAGACTTAGGAGGTGCTGCTTATGCGTACATCTACACTCCTAAAGCCGGAAGCGCTACAATGACCATGCAGAAGGTTCCAACGGCAGGCGGCAAAGTGACCATCAATGTAACTGAGACACCTATCTTCGTTAAAACAATGGAAACTGCAACTACCATTTCGTCTACCGGGACTCGCATGCTGAACACTGACTTAGGGTCATTCAAATTATACCCTAACCCAACCTCAGAGTCTATCAACATTGAGCTTCAGAGCGAGGATACAGATAACAAGGTGGAAGTGAAAATTACTCACCTTACCTCTGGTAAACTTTACAATACGTTCAACTTTGAGAAAACTTCCCTTTCCTTCCAACAGAAGTTAAATCTGAAATCACTGCCAGTAGGTGGTTATGTGATTGAGGTAATCCAGGGAGATAAAAAAGAAGTGAAGAAGTTCTTTAAAGTCAAATAA
- a CDS encoding glycosyltransferase family 2 protein — protein sequence MSQILEKPPIINSLIHQHDRPLWSVMIPVYNCAHYLTETLESVLMQDLGESEMQIEVIDDASKDADVEEIVTRIGKGRIKYFRQKENIGSLKNFETCLNRSQGRLVHLLHGDDRVKPGFYQTMGNLFQQYPEAGASICRFHYIDETGKRLYDQHLEMEREGILEDWLVQVAVKNPSQYAATVVRREVYENLGGFYGITYGEDWEMWVRIAKHYPVAYTPKMLADYRLHSNSISGTKFLTGQNQKDIIKVMEMIQDHLPSHQKELVLKKSKKFYAHYGVSVANQVWHSIHHKQGVKTQIRLALRMHLDPMLLFTTAKVYIKMLLNIT from the coding sequence ATGAGTCAAATTTTAGAAAAACCTCCAATAATCAATTCTTTGATTCATCAACATGATCGACCTTTATGGTCGGTCATGATTCCAGTATATAATTGTGCACATTATCTTACTGAAACATTAGAAAGTGTGCTAATGCAGGATTTAGGGGAAAGTGAGATGCAGATTGAGGTGATTGATGACGCAAGCAAAGATGCTGATGTAGAAGAAATAGTTACCAGGATTGGAAAAGGCAGAATCAAATACTTCCGACAAAAAGAGAACATTGGAAGTCTTAAAAACTTCGAGACCTGTCTCAATCGTTCCCAAGGCAGGCTAGTACATTTACTGCATGGAGATGATCGGGTGAAACCCGGTTTTTACCAAACAATGGGTAACCTTTTTCAACAATATCCAGAGGCAGGCGCCTCTATTTGTCGCTTTCATTATATAGATGAAACCGGCAAACGGTTATATGACCAACATCTGGAAATGGAAAGAGAAGGCATTTTAGAGGATTGGCTAGTTCAGGTTGCAGTGAAAAACCCTTCTCAATATGCAGCTACCGTGGTACGGAGAGAAGTTTATGAGAATTTAGGAGGTTTTTACGGCATCACTTATGGGGAAGACTGGGAAATGTGGGTAAGAATCGCAAAGCACTATCCTGTGGCTTACACTCCCAAGATGTTAGCTGACTACCGTTTGCATTCCAATTCGATTTCGGGCACTAAATTCCTTACTGGTCAAAACCAAAAAGATATCATCAAGGTGATGGAGATGATCCAAGATCATTTACCCAGCCATCAAAAAGAGTTGGTATTAAAAAAGTCAAAGAAGTTTTATGCTCATTACGGAGTAAGCGTTGCTAATCAAGTGTGGCATAGTATCCACCACAAGCAAGGCGTCAAAACCCAGATTAGACTAGCTCTCAGAATGCATTTAGACCCTATGCTCCTTTTTACCACCGCAAAGGTGTACATCAAGATGTTGCTGAACATAACGTAA
- a CDS encoding glycosyltransferase family 2 protein → MSIASFPLVSVIIPFMNEEKYLSEAIESVLQQDFTDWELLLVDDGSTNGSTLIAKDYAAKYPDKIFYIEHEGHINKGATVSRNLGVEKSKGALIALLDADDTWLPQKLSIQTAVFKSDPSIEMVAEASLYWFSWCDPSKEDILIPVGVQPDKVYGPGQLMLNLYPLEKGDAPCPSALLVKKSAILKVGGFEESFIKQYQLYEDQAFLCKIYLNCTVYISSACNNLYRQRPDSTVYWVKEKGHYHVVRKYFLEWLQAYMKKQGLQNKEVLKLLKRALLPYHHPLVYRITHILPQAVVQYSKRLLATSPSKV, encoded by the coding sequence ATGAGTATTGCTTCTTTTCCTCTTGTGTCTGTTATTATCCCATTTATGAATGAGGAGAAGTACCTGAGCGAGGCTATTGAGAGTGTCCTTCAGCAAGACTTTACAGATTGGGAATTGCTTTTGGTGGATGATGGCTCCACAAATGGAAGCACATTGATAGCTAAAGATTATGCGGCAAAGTACCCGGATAAGATTTTTTACATAGAACATGAAGGGCATATAAATAAAGGAGCTACTGTAAGCAGAAATCTAGGAGTTGAAAAGTCAAAGGGTGCTCTTATAGCACTTTTAGATGCAGATGACACATGGTTGCCTCAGAAACTCTCTATACAAACGGCTGTATTTAAATCTGATCCTTCCATTGAGATGGTGGCCGAAGCTTCCCTTTACTGGTTCAGTTGGTGCGATCCATCCAAGGAGGACATTCTGATTCCGGTAGGAGTTCAACCTGATAAAGTATATGGTCCCGGTCAATTGATGCTCAACCTATATCCTTTAGAAAAAGGTGACGCCCCCTGCCCTAGTGCTTTGTTAGTAAAAAAATCAGCCATATTAAAAGTTGGGGGCTTTGAGGAATCTTTCATTAAGCAATACCAACTTTATGAGGATCAGGCATTCCTTTGCAAGATTTACCTAAACTGCACAGTATATATATCCTCTGCCTGTAATAACCTCTACCGCCAGCGCCCTGATTCTACTGTTTATTGGGTTAAAGAGAAAGGTCATTATCATGTAGTTAGGAAATATTTTTTAGAGTGGCTGCAAGCATACATGAAGAAGCAGGGATTACAAAATAAAGAGGTACTTAAGTTATTAAAGAGAGCGTTGCTCCCCTATCACCACCCTTTAGTTTACCGAATCACCCACATCTTACCACAAGCTGTTGTTCAGTATTCTAAAAGGTTATTAGCCACCTCTCCATCCAAAGTTTAA
- a CDS encoding polysaccharide deacetylase family protein: protein MYHRIATPESDIWDIAVSPSNFEQQLTFLKRHFNVIPLSELAEVVARKKIKRKTVSITFDDGYVDNYVTAKPLLEKYGLPATFFIASGNIGQETPFWWDELEQLILFAEMLPQVFSLPFYENGGKTDLKEESFLSPELRLKHTTWKACEVEPPTLRAHLYYSLWQQLKPLPYQEQQARMKLIREWAGHVVTHPELKSMSVDQLKNLGSNLLEIGTHTVTHPALAFHDVAFQKQEIFENRKCLQEITGQEANLIAYPYGNYNEDTLNSVASLNFKAAFTTEERPINKQAHQYRLGRYQVKNLPFHESSSIFNQW, encoded by the coding sequence ATGTACCATCGTATCGCTACTCCGGAATCTGATATTTGGGATATTGCAGTAAGCCCCAGCAACTTTGAGCAACAGCTTACTTTTCTGAAGAGACACTTCAATGTTATTCCATTAAGTGAGTTGGCAGAAGTAGTAGCCCGCAAAAAGATTAAAAGGAAAACTGTCTCTATTACTTTTGATGACGGGTATGTTGACAATTATGTGACAGCTAAACCACTTTTGGAGAAGTACGGCTTACCTGCTACCTTCTTTATTGCCTCCGGGAATATTGGACAAGAAACACCCTTTTGGTGGGATGAACTTGAACAGTTGATTCTATTTGCAGAAATGTTGCCTCAAGTGTTTTCCCTGCCTTTTTACGAAAACGGCGGCAAAACCGACCTAAAGGAAGAAAGCTTTCTAAGTCCTGAATTACGGCTAAAACATACCACCTGGAAAGCATGTGAGGTAGAACCGCCTACTTTGCGGGCTCACTTATATTATTCTCTTTGGCAACAGCTTAAGCCTCTTCCCTATCAAGAGCAGCAGGCAAGAATGAAATTAATCAGAGAGTGGGCAGGTCATGTTGTGACACATCCTGAACTTAAAAGCATGTCAGTTGATCAGCTGAAGAACTTGGGAAGCAATCTACTAGAGATTGGCACACACACCGTCACTCACCCGGCTTTGGCCTTCCATGATGTTGCCTTTCAAAAACAGGAAATATTTGAGAATAGGAAGTGCCTGCAAGAGATAACTGGCCAGGAAGCTAATTTGATAGCTTATCCTTACGGAAATTACAATGAAGACACCTTGAACTCAGTAGCCAGTTTAAATTTCAAAGCCGCCTTTACTACTGAAGAGCGACCTATAAACAAACAAGCGCACCAATACCGATTGGGCAGGTACCAGGTTAAGAATTTACCTTTTCATGAGTCCAGTTCCATATTTAACCAATGGTGA
- a CDS encoding glycosyltransferase, whose product MAITLQPKPESKSSSSEQPQAAMPLVSVVIPCYNHGNYLLEAFESIWRQDYPAIEIIVVDDGSKDNTRQIAQAIEGIIYIHQENQGLSAARNTGIKHAKGQFLVFLDADDWLLPGAISINAAYLKQNSELAFVSGAHDKVFEREGFSKEEIWEVPSNHYQQLLQGNYIGMHATVMYNRWVFDEFLYNTSLRTCEDYDLYLNIARKYPIAHHTQKIAAYRLHSSNMSGNIPKMLSSVLMVLDRQQNVLTSAPERAAFTRGKQIWKEYYCHQLWDKRISEGTAPLLQDQLTFLRHQPTLLFKHYLKKAAMIKTLIKKTTPSFGLRWLHKVGLYQNHLPAVGHVALGDFGRTSPFSREFGYDRGGPVDRYYIENFLQKEAAAIKGRVLEIGDNEYTMQYGGKNVTKSDILHVNDKNPIATIIGDISAAPQIQDNSFDCIVLTQTLHLIYDFKGALETCHRILKPGGALLLTVPYITSIDKDEWGETWYWAFTDKVLKRIMADTFPSGQVEVGSHGNVFVASAFLYGMGKPELSQADFDLYDPQYQVINTVKAIKASHS is encoded by the coding sequence ATGGCAATAACATTGCAACCAAAACCAGAGTCAAAAAGCAGTTCTTCTGAGCAGCCTCAGGCAGCTATGCCCTTGGTTTCTGTTGTGATTCCCTGCTATAACCATGGTAATTACCTTCTTGAAGCTTTTGAGAGCATTTGGAGACAAGATTATCCGGCTATTGAAATTATTGTGGTAGATGATGGTTCTAAAGACAATACACGTCAAATAGCCCAAGCAATAGAGGGGATAATTTACATCCACCAGGAAAATCAAGGACTTTCCGCCGCCAGAAATACCGGAATCAAACATGCAAAAGGGCAGTTTCTCGTTTTTTTAGATGCCGATGACTGGCTGCTCCCAGGAGCCATTTCCATTAACGCAGCATACTTAAAACAAAACTCAGAATTGGCGTTTGTGTCTGGAGCGCACGATAAGGTATTTGAACGAGAAGGGTTTTCTAAAGAAGAAATTTGGGAAGTGCCTTCTAATCATTATCAGCAGCTACTGCAGGGAAACTACATTGGCATGCATGCCACTGTCATGTACAACCGGTGGGTTTTTGATGAATTTCTTTACAATACTTCCCTTCGGACTTGTGAAGACTATGATTTGTATCTGAATATAGCACGCAAGTATCCTATTGCCCATCATACCCAGAAAATAGCGGCCTATAGGCTTCATTCGTCCAATATGTCCGGGAACATTCCTAAAATGTTGTCCTCTGTATTGATGGTGCTGGACCGGCAACAAAATGTGCTAACCTCTGCCCCAGAACGTGCTGCTTTCACCAGGGGAAAACAGATATGGAAAGAGTACTACTGTCACCAACTATGGGATAAAAGAATTTCAGAAGGCACTGCACCTCTTCTACAAGACCAATTGACATTCCTTCGGCACCAACCAACTTTATTGTTTAAGCATTACCTTAAAAAAGCGGCTATGATCAAAACACTTATAAAAAAGACAACACCTTCTTTTGGGCTTAGATGGTTACATAAAGTTGGCCTATACCAAAACCACTTACCGGCAGTAGGCCATGTTGCTTTAGGGGATTTTGGTCGTACTTCTCCTTTCAGTAGAGAATTTGGGTATGACCGGGGAGGTCCAGTAGATAGATACTACATTGAAAACTTCTTACAAAAAGAGGCAGCTGCTATTAAAGGAAGGGTTTTAGAGATTGGAGACAATGAATACACCATGCAGTATGGAGGCAAAAATGTCACTAAAAGTGACATACTCCATGTGAATGACAAAAACCCTATTGCCACCATTATTGGAGACATCAGCGCTGCTCCCCAGATACAAGACAATAGTTTTGATTGTATTGTCTTAACTCAAACCTTGCACCTTATCTATGATTTCAAAGGTGCCTTAGAAACCTGCCACCGCATTTTGAAGCCAGGCGGAGCTTTATTACTCACAGTCCCTTACATCACTTCTATTGACAAAGATGAATGGGGCGAAACTTGGTACTGGGCTTTCACGGACAAGGTTCTGAAGAGAATCATGGCCGACACCTTCCCATCTGGGCAGGTGGAAGTAGGCTCCCACGGTAATGTGTTTGTAGCATCTGCTTTTCTGTATGGCATGGGCAAACCAGAGCTTTCCCAAGCTGATTTTGATCTGTATGACCCCCAATATCAAGTTATCAATACAGTGAAAGCCATTAAAGCCTCTCATTCTTGA